Proteins co-encoded in one Metabacillus sp. KUDC1714 genomic window:
- a CDS encoding helix-turn-helix domain-containing protein → MLRNRIKSRLLYKYIVSYLLVFLVPFLIMSTIIYYHSVASLRQEIEQSNINKLEQVENLTNERMKELETLAARISYDPRLTPYMISHGYYSGEAIEELKKYKANSSIIEELFIYYHNDETIYSTNGSYSLEAFTEKKYRFVEWRKEDLFSDLHTKIPFIKPINKVVINNEKHKNMIAYLFPISPNSHNPYGTVMYFIEESTMTDLIQNILGEYEGNVYIFNEHNQVIASSNNDKSISSKQLTSLPIDLFGVNNVEIDGKEYSLVSVNSELSGWKFIALMDADQFFQRLDNTTILIFAILIALLIAGFILAVLLGKYQYKPIQNLFEITNRNGRKKVDLEGGNELDTIRKRITHVFEDHQILNETMYLQKPFARDQFLVKLLKGDLSNGNEIKALLSSLNIQMKDGHYFVAIVYFEKGAFVEDNLEEREKLFNSLSNISLVNATAHGIDLFYNDAIALIVSMNRLEKEVNIERRKLVLQIQRFIRETCNFDPTIGVGGFYDEKNWINRSYIEALATLEYKFTKPQGSIIYFEEISILPEQSLGYPIEEQMKLVQSLKQGDQIVAAETLRNMFSNLADKDLSIQVLKCICFDIINSIVKTTSEMGLSKTIRDFNAIADFHSIEQLHKQLHTLILTICKEVDDKKESHNDKLRNDILDYIRDNYNNYDLSLENLALKFQLSVSYVSRFIKGQTGVTFTQYLQDLRMEDVKRQLKETDKSIKDIVVQVGYLDVANFTRKFKKIVGVTPGQYRNLNR, encoded by the coding sequence GTGTTGCGTAATAGGATTAAATCTCGACTATTATATAAGTATATCGTCTCCTATCTACTGGTTTTTCTTGTTCCGTTTCTTATAATGAGTACAATTATTTATTATCATTCTGTAGCAAGTCTACGGCAGGAAATTGAACAATCAAACATTAACAAATTAGAACAAGTAGAAAATCTAACAAATGAACGAATGAAAGAGTTAGAAACACTTGCAGCAAGAATTTCATATGATCCTAGGCTTACTCCGTATATGATTAGTCATGGCTATTATAGTGGAGAGGCGATTGAGGAATTAAAAAAGTATAAAGCAAATAGCTCGATTATAGAAGAACTATTTATCTATTATCATAATGATGAGACGATCTATTCCACCAATGGCTCGTATTCATTAGAAGCTTTCACGGAAAAAAAATACCGATTTGTTGAATGGAGAAAAGAGGATCTTTTTAGTGATTTACATACAAAAATCCCATTTATAAAACCTATTAATAAAGTAGTGATCAATAATGAAAAACATAAGAATATGATCGCGTATTTATTTCCAATTAGTCCTAACAGTCACAATCCTTATGGTACAGTTATGTATTTTATTGAGGAATCGACGATGACAGATCTAATTCAAAACATACTAGGCGAATACGAAGGTAATGTTTATATTTTCAATGAACATAATCAAGTTATTGCATCTTCCAATAATGATAAATCGATAAGTTCAAAACAATTAACGTCTCTTCCTATTGATCTTTTCGGAGTAAATAATGTTGAAATAGATGGAAAAGAGTATTCGCTTGTTTCTGTTAATTCTGAGTTAAGCGGCTGGAAATTTATAGCTTTGATGGATGCTGACCAGTTTTTTCAACGGTTAGACAATACGACAATCTTAATATTTGCCATATTAATTGCCTTATTAATAGCTGGATTTATATTAGCGGTATTACTTGGGAAATATCAATATAAGCCAATCCAAAATCTGTTTGAAATTACAAACAGGAACGGTAGGAAAAAAGTTGATCTTGAAGGTGGAAATGAACTAGATACCATTCGTAAGAGGATAACACATGTATTTGAAGACCACCAGATATTAAATGAAACGATGTATTTGCAAAAGCCCTTCGCAAGAGATCAATTTCTAGTAAAGCTATTAAAAGGTGACCTAAGTAATGGTAATGAAATAAAGGCATTGCTAAGTTCGTTAAATATTCAAATGAAGGATGGCCATTATTTTGTAGCAATAGTTTACTTTGAAAAAGGTGCTTTTGTAGAGGATAATTTAGAGGAGCGGGAAAAACTCTTTAACAGCTTATCGAATATTTCGCTTGTAAATGCAACAGCACATGGTATTGATTTATTTTATAATGATGCAATCGCACTGATTGTCAGTATGAATAGACTAGAAAAAGAGGTGAACATTGAACGTCGAAAGCTAGTTCTACAGATTCAGAGATTTATTAGAGAAACCTGCAATTTTGATCCTACAATTGGGGTAGGAGGGTTCTACGATGAAAAAAATTGGATAAACAGATCCTATATAGAAGCTCTCGCAACCTTAGAATATAAATTTACAAAGCCTCAAGGTAGTATAATCTATTTTGAGGAAATCAGCATTCTACCAGAACAGTCACTCGGTTACCCGATAGAAGAGCAAATGAAACTTGTTCAAAGTTTGAAGCAAGGTGACCAAATTGTTGCTGCTGAAACCTTACGCAACATGTTTTCAAATCTTGCTGATAAAGATTTGTCAATTCAAGTATTAAAGTGCATCTGCTTTGATATTATCAATTCGATAGTAAAAACAACGTCTGAAATGGGATTGAGTAAAACTATTCGGGATTTTAATGCAATAGCAGATTTCCATTCTATTGAACAATTGCACAAACAGCTACACACGTTAATTTTAACAATATGTAAAGAGGTTGACGATAAGAAGGAAAGCCATAATGATAAGCTGAGAAACGATATCTTGGACTATATTAGAGACAACTATAATAATTATGACCTATCTTTGGAAAATTTAGCGCTTAAATTTCAACTATCTGTATCTTATGTTAGCCGCTTTATAAAAGGACAAACGGGTGTTACATTTACGCAATACTTACAGGATCTCCGTATGGAAGATGTAAAGAGGCAGTTAAAGGAGACTGATAAGTCAATTAAAGATATTGTCGTTCAAGTAGGGTATTTGGATGTTGCAAATTTCACACGAAAGTTTAAGAAGATAGTAGGTGTAACACCTGGACAATATCGTAATTTAAACAGGTAA
- a CDS encoding beta-galactosidase: MGNIVIFYDSSFPIDGHRPNSSFFGNFNNEIIVADALSLKEVLANNEVECFVNMHGPYFPKSAWQAIYDHLKSGKGIVHIGGIPFRIPCYMTNGNWERERVQTAYHQQLNIHEALHVKSEPIASLQHNEDIPVFSGKEELFPIADTCNFVLHVTKSSAIESEMGSVGPMDARIYPLLKGVSKSGREVAAPSVLIENTKGKFTGGRWLFINQKVNEQFWTEKGAKAIEELVLFVTNGVTEMWLKTNYATYDEGERPKVTYQLQSFKSETTEWTLTFTVKKNKEEVFSNKEIVKASQQLNALSFILPIDIMPGLYDLTCHAASSKGETRILHQGFWGMDKTLLTTGVPLTCDRDYFQKDGRPMPIVGMTYMTSDVARYFLFLPNPYIWDRDMAQMKRAGINYIRTGIWTGWRNMMFVDGHVDENVLRSIDAFILCAKKHDLEVTFNFFSFTPETWEGENPYLDPRSVEAQKRFITSIVSRHTETTNIQWDLINEPSLFDPGRTFAGPRSLHDKYDRKAYRDWLKNRHSSTRELQEKWNMTDQELPSFDTIEPPEPSEINFGIKDMLLGKKGLRWLDYTLYTMDMHNMWARELTDTIKSLAPNQLVTVGQDEALGSQRPSPLFYSDAVDYTTNHTWWLLDQLVWDGIFTKTPTKPNLIQETGIMYVENPNNQAKRSEEELRNILERKYAYSFSTGGAGAVQWLWNTNYYMNNINESNIGAIRADGTEKPEANVSYDFGTFINDTRDLFKGRELEEIAVVFPYSNDFSNRRLALDATMKLTRTLAYEMNTPFRALSEYHLYELKNELPKLIVVPSPHNFSSSALTNILEVVREQGATLLITGPVNLDEYWHDTKRMDDIIGSTSVKNILREEMLEINENKYPVSFGEERIAEALKEVVNSEQQSNEIKEISFGKGEIIWCSLPVELNERSEPIIALYKYVIEKAGVQVQMDWEIGNMPGNYGRKLNFEEGSLFIFVSEFARDTPVKIKDIESNRTYSFLLETERTVMFATDKMGNIISVYRPDEVKIIC, from the coding sequence ATGGGTAACATCGTAATTTTCTATGATTCTAGTTTTCCAATAGATGGTCACAGACCGAACAGCTCTTTTTTTGGAAACTTTAATAATGAAATAATCGTTGCAGATGCTCTTTCTTTAAAGGAAGTTTTAGCAAATAATGAAGTGGAATGTTTTGTAAATATGCATGGTCCCTATTTCCCAAAAAGTGCTTGGCAAGCAATATATGATCATCTTAAAAGTGGTAAAGGAATCGTACATATTGGCGGAATTCCATTTCGGATTCCTTGTTATATGACGAATGGCAATTGGGAAAGGGAGCGTGTGCAAACAGCTTACCATCAGCAATTAAATATTCATGAAGCTTTGCATGTTAAATCCGAACCGATTGCTTCTTTGCAACATAATGAGGATATTCCTGTGTTCTCCGGTAAAGAGGAGCTATTTCCAATTGCGGATACCTGCAACTTTGTGTTGCATGTGACAAAATCCAGTGCAATTGAGTCTGAAATGGGTTCAGTAGGTCCGATGGATGCACGTATTTATCCGTTGCTTAAAGGTGTTTCAAAGAGCGGACGTGAAGTAGCAGCCCCTAGTGTCCTAATTGAAAATACAAAAGGGAAATTCACCGGAGGGCGCTGGCTCTTCATTAATCAGAAGGTTAATGAACAATTTTGGACAGAAAAAGGCGCAAAGGCTATCGAGGAATTAGTTTTGTTTGTAACAAATGGAGTAACTGAAATGTGGTTGAAAACGAACTATGCAACGTATGATGAAGGAGAACGTCCAAAAGTAACCTATCAATTGCAGTCGTTTAAAAGCGAAACAACAGAATGGACATTGACATTTACTGTTAAAAAGAATAAAGAAGAAGTCTTTTCTAATAAAGAAATCGTAAAAGCTTCCCAACAATTGAATGCCCTTTCTTTTATTTTGCCAATAGATATTATGCCAGGATTGTATGATCTAACATGTCATGCTGCATCAAGCAAAGGTGAAACACGAATACTTCATCAAGGTTTCTGGGGCATGGATAAGACGCTTTTAACAACAGGTGTTCCATTAACATGTGATCGAGACTATTTTCAAAAAGATGGTCGCCCAATGCCAATTGTTGGCATGACGTATATGACATCAGATGTTGCTCGTTACTTTCTATTCTTACCTAACCCTTATATTTGGGATAGGGATATGGCACAAATGAAGCGTGCAGGAATAAATTATATTCGTACAGGGATTTGGACTGGATGGCGCAACATGATGTTTGTCGATGGTCATGTGGATGAAAATGTGCTGCGTTCCATTGATGCTTTTATCCTATGTGCGAAAAAACACGATCTTGAAGTAACATTTAATTTCTTTTCCTTTACACCGGAAACATGGGAAGGGGAAAACCCATACCTTGACCCGCGAAGTGTTGAGGCGCAAAAACGTTTTATTACGTCAATCGTTTCAAGGCATACGGAAACTACCAATATTCAATGGGATTTAATTAATGAGCCTTCATTGTTTGATCCGGGCCGTACATTCGCAGGTCCAAGATCACTTCATGATAAGTATGACAGAAAAGCATATAGAGACTGGCTTAAGAATCGTCATAGCTCCACTCGTGAACTACAAGAAAAGTGGAACATGACAGATCAGGAATTGCCATCATTTGATACGATTGAACCACCTGAACCGAGTGAGATCAATTTTGGAATTAAAGATATGCTACTTGGAAAAAAAGGTTTAAGATGGTTAGATTATACGTTGTATACGATGGATATGCATAATATGTGGGCAAGGGAACTTACAGATACCATTAAGAGTTTAGCGCCAAATCAGCTTGTTACGGTCGGACAGGACGAAGCCCTTGGCTCACAGCGGCCATCACCGCTATTTTACTCTGATGCGGTTGATTATACAACGAACCACACCTGGTGGCTACTGGATCAACTAGTTTGGGATGGTATTTTTACGAAAACGCCTACTAAGCCAAACTTAATTCAAGAAACGGGAATTATGTATGTGGAAAATCCAAATAATCAAGCAAAAAGAAGTGAAGAGGAATTGCGTAACATACTTGAAAGAAAATATGCTTATTCCTTTTCGACAGGTGGAGCGGGTGCTGTGCAATGGCTTTGGAACACAAATTACTACATGAATAATATTAATGAATCGAACATCGGAGCTATTCGTGCTGACGGTACCGAGAAACCTGAAGCAAACGTTTCTTATGATTTCGGTACGTTTATAAATGATACACGTGATTTATTCAAAGGCAGAGAACTGGAAGAAATAGCTGTCGTATTCCCATACTCAAATGATTTCTCAAATCGCAGACTAGCATTAGATGCAACGATGAAGCTTACGAGAACATTGGCTTATGAGATGAATACACCATTTCGTGCTTTAAGCGAATACCATCTTTATGAATTAAAGAATGAACTTCCAAAATTAATTGTTGTTCCTAGTCCTCATAATTTTAGCAGTAGTGCACTTACTAACATATTGGAAGTAGTAAGAGAACAAGGTGCAACACTACTAATTACAGGTCCAGTAAATTTAGACGAATATTGGCACGATACAAAAAGAATGGATGACATCATCGGGTCAACTAGTGTTAAGAATATCCTTCGTGAGGAAATGCTTGAAATAAATGAAAATAAGTATCCAGTTTCATTTGGCGAAGAACGAATTGCTGAAGCGCTGAAAGAGGTTGTGAACTCTGAACAACAATCAAATGAAATAAAGGAAATTTCATTTGGAAAAGGTGAAATTATCTGGTGTTCATTACCTGTTGAACTAAATGAAAGAAGTGAGCCGATAATTGCATTATATAAATATGTAATAGAAAAAGCAGGGGTCCAGGTTCAAATGGATTGGGAAATAGGTAATATGCCGGGGAATTATGGAAGGAAACTAAATTTTGAAGAGGGATCTTTATTTATTTTTGTGTCCGAGTTTGCTAGGGATACACCTGTTAAAATTAAGGATATTGAATCAAATAGAACCTATTCATTTTTACTGGAGACTGAAAGAACGGTTATGTTTGCAACAGATAAAATGGGAAATATCATCTCTGTTTATCGTCCTGATGAAGTTAAAATTATTTGTTAA
- a CDS encoding alpha-L-fucosidase, protein MCTVTNEKKYENWPLQYGNPEWFIHDRFGLFIHFGLYSPAARHEWVMIHEKTHPNTYRKYFNHFEPDLLNAKEWAHAAKQAGMKYFVITTKHHEGFALWDTKLSEYKVTNTPIKRDLLREIIDAFREEGLKVGLYHSLIDWYHPEFTIDGLHPQRDDEDFKKENTGRNIDKYVEFMHGQVRELLTNFGKIDYIWFDFSYPHRDWGWAKGKGENDWQSKKLEKMVLELQPDILINDRLDLNRGVITPEQYQPNEHVEKDGHPVIWEACQTMNGTWGYHRDNLDWKSTEVLLKMLIDTVSKNGNLLMNIGPNGRGEFDSRSIERLQKIGEWMRFHSRSIYGAKHSEYKPPLDCRYTQNGNRLYLHIYSWPFRHLHLKGLAGKVKYAQLLNDASEVHFREFDPEEVITSTETKIDIDSVVLELPVQKPDVLVPVVEIFIID, encoded by the coding sequence GTGTGTACAGTTACAAATGAGAAAAAATATGAAAATTGGCCATTACAATATGGGAATCCGGAATGGTTTATTCATGATCGTTTCGGTTTATTTATCCATTTTGGGCTCTATTCACCGGCAGCTCGTCATGAATGGGTTATGATACACGAGAAAACACATCCGAATACATATCGCAAGTATTTTAACCATTTTGAGCCAGATCTATTAAATGCTAAGGAATGGGCTCATGCCGCTAAACAAGCAGGTATGAAATATTTTGTTATCACAACGAAACATCATGAAGGCTTTGCATTATGGGATACAAAGCTAAGCGAGTATAAAGTGACAAACACCCCGATAAAAAGAGATCTATTACGTGAAATCATTGATGCTTTCCGTGAAGAGGGATTAAAAGTTGGACTCTATCATTCATTAATAGATTGGTATCATCCAGAGTTTACGATTGATGGGTTGCACCCTCAACGAGATGATGAAGATTTCAAAAAGGAAAATACTGGTCGTAATATTGATAAGTATGTGGAGTTTATGCATGGACAAGTTCGGGAATTATTAACGAATTTCGGGAAAATTGATTATATTTGGTTCGATTTTTCTTACCCACACCGTGACTGGGGATGGGCTAAAGGGAAAGGGGAGAATGATTGGCAGTCTAAGAAGCTGGAAAAGATGGTGCTAGAACTTCAGCCTGATATTCTCATCAATGACCGCCTTGATTTAAATCGCGGTGTTATAACCCCGGAACAGTACCAGCCAAATGAACATGTCGAAAAAGATGGGCATCCAGTCATTTGGGAAGCATGCCAGACAATGAATGGAACATGGGGTTATCACCGTGATAATCTTGACTGGAAATCTACTGAAGTGCTGCTCAAAATGTTAATTGATACTGTCTCAAAAAATGGAAATTTGCTTATGAATATAGGGCCAAATGGACGAGGGGAATTTGATAGTCGTTCCATAGAGCGATTGCAGAAAATTGGTGAATGGATGAGATTTCACTCCCGTTCGATATATGGAGCAAAGCATAGTGAATACAAGCCACCCCTTGACTGTCGCTATACACAAAATGGAAATCGCTTGTACCTCCATATTTACTCATGGCCATTCCGGCATCTTCATTTAAAAGGTTTAGCTGGAAAAGTAAAATATGCTCAGCTTCTAAATGATGCATCAGAGGTCCATTTTAGAGAATTTGATCCTGAAGAAGTCATTACAAGTACAGAAACAAAAATTGATATTGATTCAGTTGTTTTAGAACTTCCTGTGCAAAAACCAGATGTACTTGTACCCGTTGTTGAGATTTTTATTATAGATTAA
- a CDS encoding endonuclease/exonuclease/phosphatase family protein produces the protein MEFKVMTFNLRVDSPDDNDNAWSYRADKIAEMIMKHDPIIFGIQEGVYYMLTDLEERLCNYHWLGKGRDGGNKGEFSAIFFKKDVVTVVDEGQFWLSEKPNVPGSKSWGTECPRVCTWGHFKLQQETESEFCFYNTHLDHISQDAREKGIQMIWDTMNTHRQQKARPAFLTGDLNAPPQNNVIKFLNDKEEIVNSYNIFEGNVGSTFHNFSGGKEGDPIDYIFVTKDIYLQNTIVDRSKVNGGFPSDHYPVILKSSIQL, from the coding sequence ATGGAGTTTAAAGTAATGACCTTTAATTTACGTGTGGATAGTCCTGATGATAATGATAATGCATGGTCCTACCGGGCTGACAAGATTGCTGAAATGATAATGAAACACGATCCTATCATCTTTGGAATTCAAGAAGGAGTTTATTATATGTTAACTGACCTTGAGGAACGTCTATGCAACTATCATTGGCTTGGAAAAGGTCGTGATGGGGGAAATAAAGGTGAATTTTCAGCAATTTTTTTTAAAAAAGATGTTGTAACTGTTGTCGACGAAGGACAATTTTGGTTATCTGAAAAACCAAATGTACCGGGCAGCAAAAGTTGGGGAACAGAATGTCCACGCGTTTGTACATGGGGGCATTTTAAATTACAGCAAGAAACTGAAAGTGAATTCTGTTTTTATAATACTCACTTGGATCATATAAGTCAGGACGCAAGGGAAAAGGGTATTCAGATGATTTGGGACACAATGAACACTCATCGCCAACAAAAGGCTAGACCTGCGTTTTTAACAGGTGATTTGAATGCACCGCCTCAAAACAACGTTATTAAGTTTTTAAATGATAAAGAAGAGATCGTGAATTCTTATAACATTTTCGAAGGTAATGTTGGATCTACTTTTCATAATTTTTCAGGTGGAAAAGAGGGTGATCCAATCGATTACATCTTCGTCACAAAAGACATTTATTTACAGAATACGATTGTTGATAGAAGTAAGGTAAATGGTGGTTTTCCTTCTGATCACTATCCAGTTATTCTAAAGTCTTCTATTCAATTATAA
- a CDS encoding copper homeostasis protein CutC produces MSKVEVIVLNQEDAKIAEAYGADRLELVSAISEGGLTPSFGAIKSVVNSVNIPVMVMIRPHSYSFVYQKEEWEMMKEDIKAARELGAAGIVFGALTEEKLVDFELLAMVVEEAKGLSITFHRAIDESNPQEIYQSLCGSPYKIDQVLTSGGKPTVMKGLDMLCNLMKESVQSTENPVIMPGSGLDQNNIQFIHQTLQAKEYHFGSGVRIEGDFRQSINGRILQKIKDIIVS; encoded by the coding sequence ATGAGTAAAGTTGAAGTAATTGTATTAAATCAAGAAGATGCAAAAATTGCTGAGGCATATGGAGCGGATCGCTTAGAATTGGTTTCAGCAATTAGTGAAGGTGGATTAACCCCAAGCTTTGGAGCAATTAAGAGTGTCGTAAACAGTGTTAATATCCCTGTTATGGTGATGATTCGTCCTCATAGCTATTCCTTTGTCTATCAGAAGGAAGAATGGGAGATGATGAAAGAAGACATTAAGGCTGCTCGAGAACTAGGTGCTGCAGGGATTGTTTTCGGTGCACTAACGGAAGAAAAATTAGTGGATTTTGAACTGCTTGCAATGGTAGTAGAGGAAGCTAAAGGGCTATCGATTACCTTTCACCGTGCCATTGACGAATCTAATCCACAAGAAATCTATCAATCCTTATGCGGGTCTCCTTATAAGATTGATCAGGTGCTAACTTCTGGGGGGAAACCAACAGTAATGAAAGGATTGGATATGTTATGCAATTTGATGAAGGAGTCTGTACAAAGTACTGAAAATCCTGTTATTATGCCAGGTTCAGGGCTTGATCAAAACAATATACAGTTTATCCATCAAACCTTGCAGGCGAAAGAATATCATTTTGGCTCAGGTGTCCGAATCGAAGGGGATTTTCGTCAATCAATTAATGGAAGAATCCTTCAGAAGATAAAAGATATCATTGTAAGCTAA
- a CDS encoding lipoate--protein ligase family protein — protein sequence MDLSITASLINQPEWRIIDQSSLGPQFDAKHSFAIDDTLCASVGKHESPATARTWVHHNTIVLGIQDTKLPYLEDGVNFLKNKGYHVIVRNSGGLAVVLDKDVLNISLIFPDRDKGIDINRGYDAMLDLIKRMLKENGSQVEAREIVGSYCPGSYDLSINGKKFAGISQRRLQKGIAVQIYLCVAGSGGGRADLIRQFYEISLKKEETKFTFPKIEPETMSSLSDLLGIELTVEKFLFELLTTLKNHSQQLLSSSLTAQEQQIFQQYLVRMNDRNDKVFLKER from the coding sequence ATGGACCTTTCAATAACAGCCTCTTTAATCAATCAACCTGAATGGAGAATTATCGACCAATCTAGTCTTGGACCTCAATTTGATGCTAAGCACTCATTTGCGATTGATGATACATTATGTGCAAGCGTTGGAAAGCATGAATCACCAGCAACTGCGAGAACGTGGGTGCATCATAATACAATCGTCCTTGGTATACAGGATACGAAGCTGCCATATTTAGAGGATGGAGTAAATTTTTTAAAAAACAAGGGCTATCACGTCATCGTAAGAAACTCTGGTGGACTTGCCGTTGTATTGGACAAGGATGTGTTAAACATTTCTCTCATTTTTCCTGATCGTGATAAGGGCATCGACATTAATCGTGGGTATGATGCGATGCTGGATTTAATAAAACGTATGTTAAAGGAAAATGGCAGTCAGGTTGAAGCACGTGAAATTGTAGGATCTTATTGTCCTGGAAGCTATGATCTAAGTATTAATGGAAAGAAGTTTGCTGGTATTTCACAACGTCGACTTCAAAAGGGGATTGCGGTTCAAATATATCTTTGTGTTGCTGGAAGTGGTGGAGGTCGCGCTGATTTGATCAGACAATTTTATGAAATTTCCTTAAAAAAAGAAGAAACAAAGTTTACCTTTCCAAAGATAGAACCGGAAACAATGTCATCGTTAAGTGATTTACTCGGAATTGAACTTACTGTTGAAAAGTTTTTATTTGAGCTATTAACAACATTAAAGAACCATAGTCAGCAGTTGCTGTCATCATCATTGACTGCCCAGGAGCAGCAAATTTTCCAGCAATATTTAGTGAGAATGAATGATCGAAATGACAAAGTCTTTTTGAAAGAGCGCTAG